Proteins encoded by one window of Haliotis asinina isolate JCU_RB_2024 chromosome 6, JCU_Hal_asi_v2, whole genome shotgun sequence:
- the LOC137288272 gene encoding uncharacterized protein yields MIISILPAVIIAATFLGDGRMVSACDNINDIADCNDNLTMNYFYAGSNSTRLCEAAVTFMRCVDSYPVTCRKTQHFFSGIRHLNMKVTIDDCPELLEDDIPLNPTATVKTTSPCTCSPAAARRSYPILTLVTVLLIVNGR; encoded by the exons ATGATAATATCGATTCTTCCTGCTGTTATCATTGCAG CTACATTTTTGGGAGATGGACGGATGGTTAGCGCCTGTGACAACATCAACGACATCGCCGACTGCAACGACAACCTCACAATGAACTACTTCTACGCCGGCAGCAACTCTACAAGACTATGTGA AGCGGCAGTCACCTTCATGCGGTGTGTGGATTCCTACCCCGTAACCTGCAGGAAAACCCAGCACTTCTTCTCGGGGATCCGCCATCTCAACATGAAAGTCACCATCGACGACT GCCCGGAATTGCTCGAGGATGACATCCCTTTAAACCCCACAGCGACAGTAAAAACGACATCTCCGTGCACGTGTTCACCTGCCGCAGCACGAAGATCTTACCCCATTCTGACGTTGGTGACTGTGCTCCTCATCGTCAATGGACGGTGA